GAGACTCCTCCTCCCTGAGGGAAAGGTATTCTTTCCTCATTTTGTCAGCTTCAGACCATCTCGGTTTGACGGCAACCAAATTGATAAAAACATTTACCAGCAAGAGCACAGAAAAGAAGAGATAAAGATACTTGCCTTCCTCAACATACTTACTTACCAGCCCTGGCATATTCAAAAATCTCCCTCAGCTTCGATGTTAAATGAAAGAGCCCTGTATCTCTTTTCAATGATTTCCTCGCTCTCTCCCAGGAGAAAACTTTTTTTGATAAAGCTGGTTTTTTCAAGGTTATCAACCAGTGTGGCAACATCCTTTGATTTCTTGGCCAATCCTGCGATTTTAATTTTCCTGGATTCATAGCTCGGTTTAACGGAATGAATAGATACATTTCTTGGAGAGGCTTTTTCAAGAGAGTAAAAAAGTTCACTCCATGAAAAATTATTCTCATAGATAACTGCATTGAGGAAATCAATTTTGGCAGAAAGTTTCTTTATCCCTTTTTCATCATTAAGATCGATGTCACCAACTTTTTCCTTCATATCCTTTTTTAATGAAGTAATTTGCTTATTAAGCTTATTAATCTCAACTCTGGAATTATGGATACCAAGTTTAACAGCGCCGTAATCAGAATAGTTATAAATAGAGAAACCAACAATTATGAAAAAAAGAAATGAATAAATTACACCTTTGACTGTGCTGCGGGTATATGAATATGTGGATAAATTAAAGCCGTACATTTACTTTAACCTTAAGGCCCCCCCTATTGCCGCAGCGCAGTACCCGGGAATTGGAGTATCTCCGGTCCGGCCTAAAGCAGCAGCCATATTGAGCTCCGACACATTACCGTCAAAGGAAGCGCTTAACCTTTCTGTTATCTTACTTTGTATTTTTTCCGTTTCTATAAATAAGTAAGCCGAGTCAACAGGACTTTCAGGAAAAGTACTTTTATAATAAGTAACCGTTGCAAAAACCTCTTTAATTATCCTGTCTTCCTTGATCTCCATTTCTTTATGTCTAAAGAGTTTAACCAATCCCTTTTCAATCACAGAAATGGCGATTGAACGATCATTAACTGCAAGAAACAAATAATTGCCTTTCAATTGCTCCATAAAAAAATTGAGTAAATTCATTGATAAAATATCAACCAGGTTCGGCTTAAATCCAGTATCTGTCAGGAGATCTTCATATTCTCTCAGGACCTTCCTTGAAGCAACGGCAGCAATAATATCAATACTGTCATTTGCAGGCGGACATATTACATAATCTACTTTTGCCATTTCAGGAGCCAGTGGAATATTCTTCTTTAAACGCCAGAGAATGAGTCTCTCCACTTCTTCCCGCTTTTTGGGAAGCTCATCAAAATTGAGATAAGAGATTTTTAATACGGCGTCAGGGATAGTCAGCGAGACAAGACCGGACCTTTTCCCGACAGGAACAACCTTGTTGAGGACTTCCCTCATGCCGGAACGGTCAGGAATATTCTCCCTTGCAAATGACGGATTAACAAGACCCTCAGGGAGCAGTTCCACCCCTGACCCGGCAAGCGCCGGTTCTTTGCTTGTACCGCCTACTTCTACCCACGATAAAAAAGAGGGAGATATAGCTATCCCTCTTTTCAATTTCTTTCCAAACAATTTAACCTCTTATTAATCAACAAAAGTTACCCTGTTAATTTCTTTCAGGGTTGTTTCTCCCATTAAAACCTTATTAACGGCGGCTTCCCTCAAAAATATGGTCCCCGACTCCTTTGCCGCCCTTTTAAGCTTGGCGGTAGAATGCTTGGCCAGTATCAATTCACGAAGCTCTTCCGTTAAATCAAGCAGTTCTACAATAGCCGTTCTTCCTTTATATCCCGTATAGTTACACTCAACGCAGCCTTTTCCTTCATAAAAGGTGTGGTCTTTATACTTGCCGTAATCCAGGTTTGATCCATGCAAAATTTCTTTCGACAAGGGCACTTCATGTTTGCATTTGTCACATATTTTTCTCACCAGCCTTTGCGCAAGAATACAGTTAAGGGATGAGACAAAATTATAGGGCTCCAGGTTCATATGTAAAAACCTGCCTATAACATCAAAAGCGTTATTGGCATGAACGGTAGTAAAAACAAGGTGCCCCGTAAGCGCAGACTGTATCGCGATCTGTGCCGTTTCTACGTCCCTTATCTCACCCACCATTATTTTATCCGGATCATGGCGAAGAATGGATCTGAGCCCCTTGGCAAAAGTGAGGCCCTTCTTCTCATTGACGGGAATTTGCACAATGCCCTGGAGATTATACTCAACAGGGTCTTCAATTGTTATTATTTTTTCTTCAATGCTGTTAATTTCCGTCAAAGCAGCATAGAGAGACGTCGTTTTACCACTCCCCGTGGGTCCTGTCACAAGGACCATTCCATAAGGTTCATTAATCATCTGTCTAAAACGGATAATTTCATCTTCATGAAAGCCGACAGACTCGAGGTTCAGGTTTTCCATCTTCTCACCAATGGATTCCTTGTCCAAAATCCTGATTACCGCATCCTCACCAAAGATGCTGGGCAAAATAGAAACCCTGAAATCAATAAAGCGCCCCTTTATATGCAGCTTAAACCTGCCGTCCTGGGGAATCCTTTTTTCCGAAATATCGAGTTCCGACATAATTTTAATTCTCGATATAACAGAGCCCTGGAATTTGGCATCGAGAGGCTTTGCAGCGCTGTAAAGCACGCCGTCGATTCTGTACTTTATTTCAAGACCTGTGCGGGTGCACTCTATATGTATATCACTGGCCCTTTTACCAAGAGCATCAAGTATAGTGGAGTCAACAAGTTTGACGATGGGGCTAAGTTCTTCGGAAATCTTCTCCATGGAAAGAGCTTCCTCTCCCTCATCGGTCTCCTTTACAAGCTGGACTTCCATTTCTTCTGAAACATTTTTTACAAGCCGTCCTGACCGCTCAAATATCTTTATGGCTTTCTCGATCTCGCCCGCTGATGACAGGGCTATCGTAAGAGGCCGGTCAAGGAGAAGTTCAAGCTCATCGATGACGATGATATTTGTAGGATCATCGACAACAACAAC
Above is a window of Deltaproteobacteria bacterium DNA encoding:
- a CDS encoding PilN domain-containing protein; the encoded protein is MKEKVGDIDLNDEKGIKKLSAKIDFLNAVIYENNFSWSELFYSLEKASPRNVSIHSVKPSYESRKIKIAGLAKKSKDVATLVDNLEKTSFIKKSFLLGESEEIIEKRYRALSFNIEAEGDF
- a CDS encoding ATPase, T2SS/T4P/T4SS family, whose amino-acid sequence is MKEKIGDILVRLGFLSDEDRAGAVSLIGTADKRFGEICLEEGLIDGKELARALAAQFDLEYVELESFDPSEDLLGEAPLELMLRYGFVPFEKRGESLVVVVDDPTNIIVIDELELLLDRPLTIALSSAGEIEKAIKIFERSGRLVKNVSEEMEVQLVKETDEGEEALSMEKISEELSPIVKLVDSTILDALGKRASDIHIECTRTGLEIKYRIDGVLYSAAKPLDAKFQGSVISRIKIMSELDISEKRIPQDGRFKLHIKGRFIDFRVSILPSIFGEDAVIRILDKESIGEKMENLNLESVGFHEDEIIRFRQMINEPYGMVLVTGPTGSGKTTSLYAALTEINSIEEKIITIEDPVEYNLQGIVQIPVNEKKGLTFAKGLRSILRHDPDKIMVGEIRDVETAQIAIQSALTGHLVFTTVHANNAFDVIGRFLHMNLEPYNFVSSLNCILAQRLVRKICDKCKHEVPLSKEILHGSNLDYGKYKDHTFYEGKGCVECNYTGYKGRTAIVELLDLTEELRELILAKHSTAKLKRAAKESGTIFLREAAVNKVLMGETTLKEINRVTFVD